Proteins from a single region of Punica granatum isolate Tunisia-2019 chromosome 8, ASM765513v2, whole genome shotgun sequence:
- the LOC116215958 gene encoding autophagy-related protein 18a-like, with the protein MAALSAVHSPPWPNPSPSTGVGPDSDFVNGSDHSDDLSDTLDSLSLMPHSEDRTSEPNPNPNPDADSSANRPIYVHPSSPPAVPAPAPELLHLSFNQDYGCFAAGTDRGFRIYNCGPFREIFRRDFGGGSVGGGIGVVEMLFRCNILALVGRGPNPQYSPNKVMIWDDHQSRCIGELSFRSEVRSVRLRRDRIVVVLEQKVFVYNFADLKLLHQIETIANPKGLCVVSQTAGSLVLVCPGLQKGQVRVEHYATKRTKFIMAHDSRIACFSLSQDGKLLATASTKGTLIRVFNAVDGTLLQEVRRGADRAEIYSLAFSPTAQWLAVSSDKGTVHVFGLKVNAGTPVTEVSQNSSEPSLPHTSSGSSLSFIKGVLPKYFSSEWSVAKFHLPEGSQYIVAFGHQKNTVVILGMDGSFYQCQYDPSSGGEMTQLEYHNFLQEAP; encoded by the exons ATGGCCGCTCTCTCCGCCGTTCACTCCCCTCCGTGGCCGAACCCCAGCCCTAGCACCGGCGTCGGCCCCGATTCCGACTTCGTCAATGGATCCGACCACTCCGATGATCTCTCCGACACTCTGGACTCTCTCTCCTTGATGCCTCACTCAGAAGACCGGACGTCTGAGCCTAATCCGAACCCTAATCCCGACGCTGACTCATCAGCTAATAGACCGATCTACGTGCACCCGTCTTCGCCGCCGGCGGTCCCAGCGCCGGCGCCAGAGCTCCTCCACCTGTCGTTCAACCAGGACTATGGATGCTTCGCCGCGGGGACGGACCGCGGGTTTCGGATCTACAACTGCGGCCCCTTCCGCGAGATCTTCCGGCGGGACTTCGGTGGAGGCTCCGTCGGCGGCGGGATTGGCGTCGTGGAGATGCTCTTCCGGTGCAACATACTGGCCCTGGTCGGGCGCGGCCCGAATCCTCAGTACTCCCCCAATAAGGTCATGATATGGGACGACCACCAGTCCCGGTGCATCGGCGAGCTCTCGTTCAGGTCGGAGGTGCGTTCGGTTCGGCTCCGGCGGGACAGAATCGTCGTTGTCCTGGAGCAGAAAGTGTTCGTTTACAACTTCGCGGATCTGAAACTGCTTCACCAGATTGAGACGATTGCGAATCCAAAGGGCCTTTGCGTTGTCTCTCAGACAGCGGGGTCACTAGTGCTGGTGTGCCCAGGGCTGCAGAAGGGCCAGGTTAGAGTTGAGCACTATGCGACGAAGAGAACGAAGTTCATCATGGCTCACGACTCGAGGATCGCCTGCTTCTCGCTCTCTCAGGATGGGAAGTTGCTGGCAACAGCTAGCACTAAGGGAACTCTGATTAGGGTATTCAATGCCGTTGATGGTACTCTGCTGCAAGAG GTCAGAAGGGGTGCAGATAGAGCAGAAATCTACAGTTTGGCCTTCTCCCCAACAGCTCAGTGGCTAGCTGTTTCAAGCGACAAAGGAACTGTCCATGTGTTTGGTCTCAAGGTCAATGCAGGAACCCCGGTCACTGAAGTGTCACAAAATTCTTCGGAGCCTTCTCTTCCTCATACATCATCTGGCTCATCACTGTCCTTCATTAAAG GAGTATTGCCAAAGTATTTTAGCTCAGAATGGTCGGTTGCTAAGTTTCATTTACCCGAGGGATCGCAATATATCGTTGCATTTGGACACCAAAAGAACACAGTAGTCATTCTCGGCATGGATGGGAG CTTCTATCAGTGCCAGTACGACCCTTCCTCCGGTGGAGAGATGACACAGCTAGAATACCATAACTTCCTGCAAGAAGCTCCCTGA
- the LOC116215959 gene encoding uncharacterized protein LOC116215959 isoform X2 — protein MKSVGKRSVTTVLDSEDEPMSMDSDSPGEEESDFDNLKIPPPLSKRHTLVDCFQEVLDASPWRDRVALAANPSGSGLFERLQQVMHPEKERELFLNNLEPSGVPLCGISCLHVLIISSYLDAKLIVCHCSLKKIPERLQESVSQWRGERTVIFSPRICSDVDLEVGKLICICPPWYGIANSNLRLELARPLFKLNIERVAHTILVSRKIFCFNMDLLRILALHIIMGIYQIFLALSLPRTEVAKRCCGGK, from the exons ATGAAGTCTGTTGGGAAGAGAAGCGTGACCACCGTTTTGGATAGTGAAGATGAACCTATGTCCATGGATAGTGATTCTCCAGGGGAAGAAGAG AGCGACTTTGATAATCTAAAAATTCCTCCGCCCCTAAGTAAAAGGCATACTCTAGTTGATTGTTTTCAGGAAGTTCTAGATGCTAGCCCTTGGAGGGACAGAGTTGCTCTCGCTGCTAATCCTTCAGG CTCTGGATTATTTGAGAGGTTGCAGCAGGTCATGCACCCTGAAAAGGAGAGAGAACTGTTCTTGAACAATTTGGAACCCAGTGGCGTGCCTCTTT GCGGAATAAGCTGCCTCCATGTCCTAATCATATCGAGCTACTTGGATGCAAAGTTGATAGTTTGCCACTGTTCTCTTAAGAAGATACCAGAG AGACTGCAGGAGTCGGTTTCGCAGTGGAGAGGAGAGAGGACAGTCATATTTAGTCCAAGAATTTGCAGCGATGTAGACCTTGAAGTTGGGAAACTGATTTGCATTTGCCCTCCTTGGTATGGAATAGCAAACTCGAACCTTAGACTTGAACTTGCTCGACCACTCTTCAAACTAAATATAGAAAGAGTCGCTCATACGATTTTAGTATCAAGAAAAATTTTCTGCTTCAATATGGACTTGCTAAGAATCCTTGCTTTACACATAATTATGGGTATTTATCAGATATTCCTAGCACTCTCGTTGCCACGTACTGAGGTGGCAAAACGGTGTTGTGGGGGAAAATAA
- the LOC116215959 gene encoding uncharacterized protein LOC116215959 isoform X3, with protein sequence MDIVIILWPSLQMAFMRDGLARGINKFSRKRGQRMKSVGKRSVTTVLDSEDEPMSMDSDSPGEEESDFDNLKIPPPLSKRHTLVDCFQEVLDASPWRDRVALAANPSGSGLFERLQQVMHPEKERELFLNNLEPSGVPLCGISCLHVLIISSYLDAKLIVCHCSLKKIPERLQESVSQWRGERTVIFSPRICSDVDLEVGKLICICPPCRIESQTV encoded by the exons ATGGATATAGTGATCATTCTATGGCCGAGCCTCCAGATGGCCTTCATGAGAGATGGTCTGGCAAGAGGAATAAACAAG TTTAGCCGAAAAAGAGGGCAAAGGATGAAGTCTGTTGGGAAGAGAAGCGTGACCACCGTTTTGGATAGTGAAGATGAACCTATGTCCATGGATAGTGATTCTCCAGGGGAAGAAGAG AGCGACTTTGATAATCTAAAAATTCCTCCGCCCCTAAGTAAAAGGCATACTCTAGTTGATTGTTTTCAGGAAGTTCTAGATGCTAGCCCTTGGAGGGACAGAGTTGCTCTCGCTGCTAATCCTTCAGG CTCTGGATTATTTGAGAGGTTGCAGCAGGTCATGCACCCTGAAAAGGAGAGAGAACTGTTCTTGAACAATTTGGAACCCAGTGGCGTGCCTCTTT GCGGAATAAGCTGCCTCCATGTCCTAATCATATCGAGCTACTTGGATGCAAAGTTGATAGTTTGCCACTGTTCTCTTAAGAAGATACCAGAG AGACTGCAGGAGTCGGTTTCGCAGTGGAGAGGAGAGAGGACAGTCATATTTAGTCCAAGAATTTGCAGCGATGTAGACCTTGAAGTTGGGAAACTGATTTGCATTTGCCCTCCTTG TCGCATTGAGAGCCAGACCGTGTAA
- the LOC116215960 gene encoding glutathione S-transferase F13 — protein MASLKLHGLPMSSCTTRVMICLHEKGVEFELVPVDLFTAQHKQPDFLSKNPFGQIPVLEDGDLTIFESRAVTEYVSKKFKDQGTDLIRQDSLEESTLVKIWAEVESQQFNPVINPIIYQFFVAPLQGKSLDQAIIDENLEKLGKVLDVYEEKLGKTKYLAGDFYSLADLHHMPYIFYFMKTPWAHVVNERPKVKAWWEDISSRDAFKKVAEGMKFGDN, from the exons ATGGCGTCGCTGAAGCTTCATGGCCTCCCCATGTCGTCATGCACTACGAGAGTGATGATATGCCTCCACGAGAAGGGCGTCGAGTTCGAGCTCGTCCCCGTCGACCTCTTCACCGCCCAGCACAAGCAGCCTGACTTCCTCTCCAAAAAC CCTTTTGGGCAAATCCCAGTGCTAGAGGATGGGGACTTGACTATATTTG AATCCCGGGCAGTGACAGAGTACGTCTCGAAGAAGTTCAAGGACCAGGGCACTGATCTGATCCGCCAAGATAGCTTGGAGGAGTCGACCCTGGTGAAGATCTGGGCCGAGGTGGAGTCCCAGCAGTTCAATCCGGTGATAAACCCGATAATCTACCAGTTCTTCGTCGCGCCACTACAGGGCAAGTCACTAGACCAGGCCATCATTGACGAGAACCTGGAGAAGCTTGGGAAGGTGCTTGACGTGTACGAGGAGAAGCTCGGCAAGACCAAGTACTTGGCCGGGGACTTCTACAGCTTGGCCGATCTCCACCACATGCCCTACATTTTCTACTTCATGAAGACCCCGTGGGCCCATGTGGTCAATGAGAGGCCCAAGGTTAAGGCCTGGTGGGAGGACATTTCATCCCGGGATGCCTTCAAGAAGGTCGCTGAGGGCATGAAATTTGGAgataactaa
- the LOC116215959 gene encoding uncharacterized protein LOC116215959 isoform X1 has translation MDIVIILWPSLQMAFMRDGLARGINKFSRKRGQRMKSVGKRSVTTVLDSEDEPMSMDSDSPGEEESDFDNLKIPPPLSKRHTLVDCFQEVLDASPWRDRVALAANPSGSGLFERLQQVMHPEKERELFLNNLEPSGVPLCGISCLHVLIISSYLDAKLIVCHCSLKKIPERLQESVSQWRGERTVIFSPRICSDVDLEVGKLICICPPWYGIANSNLRLELARPLFKLNIERVAHTILVSRKIFCFNMDLLRILALHIIMGIYQIFLALSLPRTEVAKRCCGGK, from the exons ATGGATATAGTGATCATTCTATGGCCGAGCCTCCAGATGGCCTTCATGAGAGATGGTCTGGCAAGAGGAATAAACAAG TTTAGCCGAAAAAGAGGGCAAAGGATGAAGTCTGTTGGGAAGAGAAGCGTGACCACCGTTTTGGATAGTGAAGATGAACCTATGTCCATGGATAGTGATTCTCCAGGGGAAGAAGAG AGCGACTTTGATAATCTAAAAATTCCTCCGCCCCTAAGTAAAAGGCATACTCTAGTTGATTGTTTTCAGGAAGTTCTAGATGCTAGCCCTTGGAGGGACAGAGTTGCTCTCGCTGCTAATCCTTCAGG CTCTGGATTATTTGAGAGGTTGCAGCAGGTCATGCACCCTGAAAAGGAGAGAGAACTGTTCTTGAACAATTTGGAACCCAGTGGCGTGCCTCTTT GCGGAATAAGCTGCCTCCATGTCCTAATCATATCGAGCTACTTGGATGCAAAGTTGATAGTTTGCCACTGTTCTCTTAAGAAGATACCAGAG AGACTGCAGGAGTCGGTTTCGCAGTGGAGAGGAGAGAGGACAGTCATATTTAGTCCAAGAATTTGCAGCGATGTAGACCTTGAAGTTGGGAAACTGATTTGCATTTGCCCTCCTTGGTATGGAATAGCAAACTCGAACCTTAGACTTGAACTTGCTCGACCACTCTTCAAACTAAATATAGAAAGAGTCGCTCATACGATTTTAGTATCAAGAAAAATTTTCTGCTTCAATATGGACTTGCTAAGAATCCTTGCTTTACACATAATTATGGGTATTTATCAGATATTCCTAGCACTCTCGTTGCCACGTACTGAGGTGGCAAAACGGTGTTGTGGGGGAAAATAA